The Akkermansia muciniphila genome includes the window GGGAGAGCTCCAGCGCGCGGCGGTAGTTGAGGGCCGCCAGTCCGGGCTTATTCATGCGGTAGTAGGCGTTGCCGACGCCGAAGCAGGCATAGGCGCGTTCCGCCCTGGAGAGGTCCGGGTTGGAGCTTTCCCTGCTGAAGTAGTCCGCGGCTTTTGCGTATTCCCCCTGCTCATAGGCCTGTACGCCCAGATTGTCCGTTTCCTCCGCGTTTGCGGCTGTTCCGGCCAGGGACAGGGCCAGGACGGCAGCCATGATGAGCACGGGAAGCTTGGCGATGGCTTTTTTAATGGAGTGCAGCATGTTCTGGCGTTCCGCATGGGGCAGTTCGTCCGCGGAGCCGGAAGGCTTGAACGCCCTGTCATCCCGGAGCTGAAGGATCGTTTTCATTTCTTCATTCTGTTTGGAGGGCGGAATGTAGCTTTCAATGAAGTTGCCCGCGGCGCGCAGGAATTCCGTGGAGCTGGCGTGGCGCGGGGTGGAGGCGAGCCTCCTGAAGGAGCGCATGCGTTCCCTGGCCGTGAAGCTTTCCTTCTGGACTTTCCGGATGTAGCGGATGAGGGCCATGCCCAGCAGGACGACGGCGGGGATGTAAGCCAGGAAGTACCATCCCCAGTGGGCCGGGGCGGTCAGGGCATTCATGACGGAGGCGGGCATGAGGCCGTAAATGTCCGTCATGTCCGCTACCGGAATGGTGCCCGCGGGGGGAGGAGTGGCGGGCGCAGCGGCTCCGGCCGCCGCTCCGGTGATGGCGGAGGCCTTCCATTCCAGGGGAATGGGGGCGGTGGTTACGGTTTTGTACTGTTGAGTGCTGGGGTCAAAAAAGGTGAGTTCAAAGGGTGGGATGGCATCCGTCTGGGCAATGGGGCGCAGCATTTGCTGGAATTCCACGGTTCCCTGGATGGTGCGGGTGTTCTGGCCCGGGTCCAGTTTGTTGGGCGGGTAGAGCTTCCAGTTGGAGGCGTCCGTGAGGGAAGGGCAGGCGATGCTGTGGATGTTGCCCGTGCCCGTCACCTTGATCTTGACGGTGATGGGTTCATTGGCGCTGAGGTCCCGTGCATCCGTGCTGGAAGAGATGCGGAATTCCCCTACGGCATTGGTGAAGGAGGCGGGAGCTCCCTCCGGGAGTTCCTGCGCCGTGATTTTTACTTCCGGAATGGACATTTCCACCAGTACTTCCGAGCGGATGAAGTTGGCGATGAGGGGATCCGCCTCCGGCAGCGTGGCGCGGGCCGTGACGGTGCCTGCCGCGGTGACTTGTCCTGCGCGCAGCGGGAACAGGGTGCTCTGAAAGGTCATGACATTCCAGTTCACGCCTTTGTAGAGCACGGAGCCGCGGGGCTGCCCGCGGAGCAGTTCCACCAGCGTGGGTTCAAAGCGCCAGGTGGCCAGGTTGGAGGTGGTGATGGTTGGGGCGGTGTATTCCAGGATGTATTCCGGAGCGTATATTTTCAGTTCGCAGCGGTCCGGCTGGTGCACGTAGGGCTTCTGGTTGTCCACATGCCACAGCATGCCGTATGGCACAGTGGTTCCGTTCATGTTCAGCGTGTTCCACTGGATGGCGCTGTACGGGTAAACGGTCAGCGTCTGGGGAAGCGTGGTATAGGTGCGCCCGTTGTTGGCCTGGAGGGTCAGGGAGGGGATTTCCACGGTGCCCACTTCATCCGGCGTGACTTCAATAGCCATCAGGAAGGCGGACTGGTTGGGGGACCCGGGCCAGCGGATGTAGTTGCCCTGGCTGACCCAGCGCAGGCTGGCCCCCTTCACCCTGGGGAGCGGGTCCTGGCGGGCGATGCTGCCGTCCGTCAGGATGATGAACAGGCGGGTCTGTTCTCCCGGCACGACGGCGTCAGACAACCAGGTGGTGACCACCTGCTGCGCCATGGCCGTTACGGCCATGCAGAAGAAGAGTGAAAGAATGGCGAACAATTTTTTCATGATGTTGCGGGGGTGTTTGAAGGGTTTTAATAATGAAGGAAATGAGGGTTAATAGTCCTTGTCCGGGGGGATTTCCGGGGAGCGCTGGGGAACGGGGCAGCCGGGTTCAATATCCCTGCGTTCCATCAGGATAGCCCTGGCTTCACGGCGTTCCTTTTCCTCCTTGCTTTCCTTTTGCGTGGCTATTGGTACGGGCTTGTCCCCTTCCGGGCGCGGCTGGGGCTGCGGCTGTTCCGCTCCCGGCGTTTCAGGCAGCTTGTCTTTTTCCGGAGAGGAGGGCAGCGGGGCGTTTTTCATCTCATTCCGGTCCCCCTGGTTTTCCCGGCCCTGGGCGTTGTCCTTGTCCTGCTGGTCCTTGTTTTGCTGGTCCTTGTTTTGCTGGTCCTTGTCCTGCTGGTCCTTGTCCTGCTGGTCCTTGTTCTGCTGATCCTTGTTCTGCTGATCCTTGTTCTGCTGATCCTTGTTCTGCTGATCCTTGTTCTGCTGATCCTTGTTCTGCTGATCCTTGTCCTGCTGATCCTTGTTCTGCTGATCCTTGTTCTGCTGATCCTTGTTCTGCTGATCCTTGTTCTGCTGATCCTTGTTCTGCTGATCCTGCTGCTCTTGTTGTTTTTTCTTTTCTTCTTCCAATTTCTTCTTTAATTCCTCAAGCTGTTTGCGGTATTCGTCCAGCGCCTTGTCGTAACGCAGCATGTCTTCCCTGTTGGCAGCGGCTCCTTCATGAGAACGGTAAGCATTAATGGCATCGTCAAAACGTTTGACGGCTTCCTTGACGTGTTCTTTTGCCACGGGAATTTTTGCCAGCCGGGCGTCTATTTCCTTGATCTGGTCATCAATGGAGGAGGATTGGGGCTTCGGTTGTTCCTCTTCCGGCCCGGAGAAGGTCATGGTTTTCCTAGCCTGGGCGGCTTCCAGGTTGCCAAGGTTGAAGTGGGAGTCCGCCTGGAGGCTGGCTTTGGGAGAAAGGAGCGCCCGGGAGAAGGCTTCAGCGGCTTCCTTGGCGTTGCCCTCCTTCCGTTCCAGCCAGCCTTTGGCGAATTCCAGCGCCTGGCGCGTTTCTTCCGCCAGGTCCGGTGCGGAAAGCATTCCGTCAATGGCGTTGACTGCCTCCTCCGTTTTTCCCGTGCGCAGCAGGTCCGTGACGTTATCCAGGGCGCTCGTGTCCGCACGCGCCTCTGTGCCCAACAGTCCGGCGGAGAGCAGGAGCATGGCTCCCAGGGCGGCCATGCCGCGGCGCCCGGAACGGCGGAAGGAGCGCCAGCGGGTGCCGGCAAGAAGGGTGAGGATCAGGCAGATCAGGGCCGGAACGGCAAAGATGACGTAACGGTCATTCGGCACGCGGCGCACTTCCTCCCGCCCCTCCGTGACGTCCAGGCGGTCCGCAATGTCCTTGACGAAGCGGTTGAGCGCGGCTCCGTCGGAGAGCTGCACATACTGGCCGTCCGTCTGCCGGGCCAGGTATTGCAGGCTTTCCGGATTGAGCTTGGAAACGACGTGCTGGCCGCGGCGGTCGCGGTAAAGGCCGGAGGGGGATTGTTCATCCGGAATGGTGGTACCGATGGTGGTGCCGATGCCCGCCGTGACGATGATGAGTTCATGCTGCCTGGCGGCTTCCGCCGTCTTGTAGGTGATGTTGACGGTGTCTTCACCGTCGCTCAGGATGACCAGGGCATTTCTGGCGTCCGCCTCCTTGTCCCGCTTGAAGGTCTGGAGGGCCAGCCGAACGACGTTTTCCAGGTTGGTTCCCCCCTGGGAGACCCAGCCGAATTGAAGCTGTTCAATGGTTTCCTTCAGCGCGTTGTGGTCATGGGTGAGGGGCATGAGCAGAACGGCGTCCCCGGAGAAGATGATGATGCCGAAGTTGTCCCCCGGCAGGGCGTCCAGCAGGTCATAGGCGGCGGTTTTAGCCCTTCCCAGGCGGGTGGGGGAGGCGTCCTTGCTGAGCATGGAGCGGGAGCAGTCAATGGCAATCAGGATGTTGCGCGATTTGGGAATTTCCCTTACCTCCGTGTATCCGTCCACCGGGCGCGCAACGGAGAGGATGGCGAAGATGGACGCCAGCACGGCAAAGATGACGGGGAGCACCCGGTGCCAGGTGGCCGGAGCGTGAACCAGCTCCTGCCGGTATTCCGGGGAGACGAGCACTTCCCATTTTCTGGAACGGCGGCGCCACAGCCACCAGGCCGCCGCCGCGAGCAGGGCGGGGAGGATAAGCGCGTACAGAACGTAGGGATAAAGGAAGGTCATGGCGGGGAAGGGATGGTGTTACGGCGCGGGGGCGGGTTTGAGCACTTGCAGGGAGAGGCCCAGAAGCGTCAGCGCGGCGCCCGTGACAAGGAAGTACATGAAGTATTCCTCAATGTGGCGGACGGTCTGCACCTTGGCCTCGCTTTTTTCCAGCTTGCCGATGGAGGTGAACGCCTTGTTGAAGGAGGCCATGTTGGTGGCCCGGAAGTGTTCCCCGCCCGTAATCTGGGCTATTTTCCGCAGGGTGGGTTCATCAAATTCACTCTGCACCACCATGCCGTTCGCCAGGGTGCCGTCTTCCGTGCCCACGGCGATGGTATAAATCTTGATGCCCAGCTTGGCCGCGTTTTCCGCCGCCACCAGCGGGGATATCTGGCCGGAGTTGGAAGCGCCGTCCGTCACCAGGATGATGATTTTTGATTTGGTGTCCTTGCGGTCGTCCAGCCGGGTGGCCGCCGCCGCAATGGCGGAGCCGATGGCCGTGCCGTCCGCCTGGATCATGCGCAGGTGGAAGTCACGGATGATGCTGTTGACCAGGGCGTGGTCCAGCGTGAGGGGGCAGAAGGATTTGGTTTTCCCGGCGAAGCCCACGACGCCGATGCGGTCGTCCGGACGGCTGTCCACAAACTGGGTGATGACGTGCTTGGCCGCCACCAGGCGGTTGATGGGCATGCGGTTAAGGACCATGTCCGGCGTCTCCATGGAGTAGGAGAGGTCAAAGGCGATCATGATGTCAATGCCGTTGACAGTGCGGAAGGTTTTGTCCTCCACCTTCTGCGGGCGGGCCAGGCCGATGGTGATGGCCGCTGCCGCCAGCACGAAGCAGACGGCCCCTATTTTCCCGGCCAGGGACTGGGGCGTGCGCGCCAGGGAGGCGATGAAGCGCACGGTGGGGTAGGTGATGGAGCCTTCCGCGCCCCGCCTGCGGCGGAGGATGATGAGGCACAAGATGAAGGGAAGAACGTAAAGCCATTCAGGTTGTGCGAATTGGAAGTGTTCCGTCATGGTGTGCTAGCGTTGGTTGGAGCGTGCGGCAGGTTTTTTGACGACGAGGTCCGTTTCCTCCTTCGTGCGCCGGGCGTCGTCCTCGATGTCATTGATAAGTTGGACTGTGTCGTCCGCCAGTTCGTTGACCAGGGAGTCGTTTTCCGGGGTGTCCGGTTCATATTTCAGGGCGGCCATGCGGTCCAGCAGGTCGCGCGTGGGGGTCTGGAGTTCAGAGGGGAGTGCGGTAAGCGCGTCCGCCCGGCGGTTGAACTCCTGCTGGGTTTCATACAGCGCCGGGTCCTTGGTTTCCCCCACCAGGTACTTGCGGAGGAGCAGGGAGAATTCCACGGCGGCCTGCCTGAGGGTGGGGTGGGTTTCCCGGAGGGCCGTGATGTCCCGGATGGCGGTTTCCGCCGGGGTAAGCGGCACGGCAGGAGTGCGCCCCTTCCTGCGGATGAGCACGATGACGGCGATGGCGACGGCCAGCAGGATGGCCGAGAGCATGATCCAGATGCCCCACGTATCCCAGAAGCCCGCGTGCAGGTAGGCGTCCGGGGACTGCGTTTCCATCAGCGTGGGGAAGGCCGGCGGTTCCGGAATGGCCGTGGGGGGAGTCTGGAAGGTGGCGGGAGCGGGCATGGCTGGCGGGGAAGGGGGGTTAGCGTGAGAATTTACGGGACCTTCTGGAGAAGAGGGCCTGGAGGGGCGGCATGAAGTTGTCCGTGGTCTGGAGGTCCAGGAAGTCGATCCCCAGGCGGCGGAAGTCCTGCGTCCATTTTTCGCGGTGCAGGTGCACCACGTTGGCGTGGGCTTCCCGGACATCCTGCCGGGAGAGGTTCAGGAACATGCTCCGGCTGGTTTCCGGGTCTTTCAGGATGACGCGCCCGGCGTCCGGAAGGTGAAGTTCCATGGGGTCCGCCACACGGATGGGGATGAAATCATGCTTAAAATTGAGCTGGCCCAGGGCGGCCTTGTTGTGCTCGCTCCAGAAGTCACTGATCATGATGACCATGGCCGCCTTTTTCTGGGAAAGGACAAGCTGGCGGGCCACGTCAGAGATGCTTTGGTCGGTCCCGTCGTTTTTGCTGGCTACGATTTCACGCACGATGCGCAGGGTCTGCTTGATACCCTTGGCCGGGGGGATGTACCGGGAGTGGCTGTTCCCGTAAATGAGGAGGCCGCACTTGTCCCCGCTCTGGGCCGCGCTGAAGGCGAGCACCGCCGCCACTTCCGCCGCGTAGTCCAGTTTGGAGGCGCGGGCTGCGGAGGAGGCGTAGTGCATGGAGCCGCTGACGTCCACCGCCAGAATGACGGCCTGCTCCCGTTCCTCCCGGAAGCGGCGCACGAAGGGGGAATTCATCCTGGCCGTCACCTTCCAGTCAATGAAGCGGGGATCGTCTCCCGGCATGTATTCCCGGAAGTCGTCAAAATCCAGCCCCTGGCCGCGGAAGCCGGACTGGTATTGCCCGGCGAAGCTTTCCGTGGCCAGATGCCTGGCGCGCAGTTCAATGCGGCGCACGCGCTTGAGAATGTCTGAGGCTTTATCCATGAAGTAATCCTCCCTGTTTGAGTTCAATCAGGTTTTAACGAGGTGCCCCGCAGGGCCTGAAGGATAAGGGCGGGGGAACGCCCGCCTTCTGCCGTCACGGCACGGGGACCTTCGTCAGGATGTGGTCAATGACGTCGTCCGTGGTGATGTTTTCCGCTTCCGCTTCATAGGAGAGCAGGATGCGGTGGCGCAGGATGTCATGGGCCAGGTCCTTGATGTCCTGCGGGGTGACGAAGGAACGGTGGTGCATGAAGGCGTTGGCGCGGGAGGCCAGGGCCAGGTTGATGGTGGCGCGGGGGGATGCGCCCGCGCGGATGAGGCCGCGCAGCTTCACGTCCACCGTTTCCGGGAAACGGGTGGCGCGCACCAGGTCCACGATGTAGCCGCGCACGGCGTCGTCAATGTAAATCTGGTTCACCAGGTCGCGGGAGGCAGCCACCTGTTCCGGCGTGGTGACCGGAGAGGTTTCCGGCGGCTTGGCGGAGCTTGCCATGAGGTCCAGCACCTGGAGTTCCTCCTCTCGGGTGGGATAGGTGACCAGCACCTTGAAGAGGAAGCGGTCAAGCTGGGCTTCCGGAAGCTGGTAGGTGCCTTCCTGGTCAATGGGGTTCTGCGTAGCCAGCACCAGGAAGGGGTCCGGCAGGCGGTAGGTGGTTTCACCCAGCGTCACCTGGCGTTCCTGCATGGCTTCCAGCAGGGCGGACTGCACCTTGGCGGGGGCGCGGTTGATTTCATCCGCCAGAATAAGGTTGGCGAAGATCGGGCCTTTCTTGGCCGTGAACTGCCTTTCCTCCGGATTATAGATCATGGTGCCCAGCAGGTCCGCCGGCAGGAGGTCCGGCGTGAACTGGATGCGGGCGAACTGCGCGTGCAGCGTGCCCGCCATGGCTTTGACGGAAAGCGTCTTGGCAAGGCCGGGCACGCCTTCCAGAAGAACGTGCCCTTTGCAGAGGAGGCTGAGGATCAACCTGTCCACCAGCGCCTGCTGGCCGATGACCACCTTGCCAACCTCCGTTCTGAGAGCAGAAATCCACGATGAGTTCGCGGCGATAATTTCGTTGAATTCTCGGGTGTCCATGATTCTTAGTAGCGGGTGAGACAGTCTGCCGTGCGCCGGCGTTGAAAAATTCCGATTATTTCCCAAGGGCAAATCCGGTTTTTAACAGAAGATCTTCCCGGAAATGGGGGGCGATCATCTGGAAGCCCACCGGGAGTTCCAGGTTCCCTTCCTTCACGGCTCCGCAGGGGATGGAGATGGCGGGCAGCCCGGCCAGGTTGGCGGGGATGGTGTAAATGTCCGCCAGGTAGGTCTGGAGGTGGTCCAGCGCGGAGTCTCCGATTTTAGGCGCGGGCGCGGGGGAGGTGGGGCCCACGATGATGTCCGCCCTGGAAAAGGCTTCCGCAAAGTCTTTGGCCACCAGGGAGCGGACCTTCTGCGCGCGGGAGTAGTAGGCGTCATAGTAGCCGGAACTGAGCACGTAGGTTCCCAGGATGATGCGGCGCTTGACTTCCGGGCCGAAGCCCTCTTCACGGGTGCGTGAGAAAAGTTCCACCAGGCCGTTGGCGTCTTCCGCCCGCTTGCCGTAGCGCACGCCGTCAAAGCGGGAGAGGTTGGAGGAAGCCTCCGCGCAGGCAATGATATAATAGGCGGCCACCACGGCGTCCGCGTGGGGAAGGCTGATTTCCACCAGTTCCGCGCCCAGGCTTTCCAGTTGCTTCACGGTGTTCTGCACGGCCTCGGAAATGCCCGGATGGTTGCCGGAGGTGAAATATTCCGCGGGGATGCCCACTTTTAGGCCCTTGACGTCGCGGCCCAATGCGGCCTCAAAATCCGGCACGGGCTGGTCTGCGGACGTGGAGTCCTTCGGGTCGTGCCCGGAGATGGCCTGGAGCAGGATGGCGGCGTCTTCCACCGTCCGGGTCATGGGGCCTATCTGGTCCAGGGAGGAGGCGAAGGCAACCAGGCCGTAGCGGGAGACGCGTCCGTAAGTAGGCTTGAGGCCCACGATGCCGCAGTGCCCGGCGGGCTGCCGGATGGAACCGCCCGTGTCCGAACCCAGCGCGGCGATGGCGGTGGCGGACGCGACGGCGGCGGCGGAGCCGCTGGAGGAACCGCCGGGGATGTGGTCCGGAGCGTTCGGGTTGCGCGTGACGCCGTAAGCGGAGTTTTCACCGCTGGCGCCCATGGCGAATTCATCCATGTTCGTCCGGCCCAGGGGGATGCCGCCCGCTGCCTTCAGCAGGCGGATGGAGGTGGCGTCATAAGGAGAAGCATAGGGAGCCAGGAGGCGGGAGGCGCAGCGCGTCGGCTGGCCCAGGACGTTGATATTGTCCTTCACGGCGATGGGGATGCCGGCCAGGGGGCTGGCAGTGTCCGCCGCGGCTGCGGCCCGGAGGGCGGCCTCACGGTCAAAGGAGATATAGGCGTTGGTGGTCTGGTCCGCCTCAATGGCGTCCGCGGTCAGGTTGACCAGGTCGGCGGGGGAAAGTTCCTTGCGGCGCAGGCGGTCGCGCCACTGGGCCAGGGTGCCTTGAATGCTTGACATGGAAAGAAAGGGGTAAGAACGGTTGAAACGTGAAAAGGGAGGGACCGGGAGGAGGTCAGGCGGATTCCACCACCTTGGGCGTGCGGAACTGCCCCTGGGACTGCTGGGGGGCGTTGGAAAGGGCTTCCTCCTGGGAAAGGCCGGGTTCCGGAACGTCCTCGCGCATCACGTCCATCGTGGGCAGGGGATGGTTCATGGGGGCGATGCCCGTGACGTCATAGGATTCCAGCTTGGTGATATAGGCCAGGACTTTGTCCAGGTCCTGGGAAAAGAGGGCGGCTTCTTCCTCCGTCAGGTCGATGCGCGCCAGTTTGGCAATGTAGGCTACGTCAATTTGGGGCGTGCTCATGATGTGGGAACGTGCGTAATATATAAGAGAAAGGGAGGGTGAGGCCTATTGCTGTTCCAGCAGGCGGACAATCCAGCAGAAGGAGGCGGCGATGGCGCAGACCAGCAGGCCCAGCAGCATGAAATTTTCACGCAGCTCCCGCCTCATGTTGGTGGCGCGGCCGTCGCGGGCCACCACGGCGCGCAGGGCGCGGTTCTGGGTGCCTTCCCGCACGCGGTCCGGCGGGGGCATGGTATTGCGGTCCAGGCGCATGCGCGTTTGCTGCGCGGGGCGTTTGAGAGAGGCTTCCAATTCCTGGATGCGGTTCTCAATTTCCCGGGAAGCGCGGTCCAGTTCTGCCAGTTCTGAGGAACGGCGTTTGGCTTTTCTTTTAATCATGATGCGGAGGGGCTGAAAATCCAGATGAAGAAGAGGATGATGAGGGCGATCAGGAGCAGGGGAAGGTGGAAGGAAAGGCCCTGGAGGAACTGGGTCATGAATTCACGGGAGCTGATGCGCACCTTGCTGGAACGGCGCACGCCCGTGAGCACCTTGGTGTGCTGCATGCGGGCGCACTGCTGGACGGCGTCCGCGAACTCCTCCTCGCAGCGGTCAATGACCTGCTGGCCCTGGCTGATCAGGTTGTCCGTATTTTCAATGGGCCATTCATCCGGGCGCACGGTGCTGAGCATCTTCAGGCTGCGCGTCAGGGTCATGTGAATCTGTTCCAGTTCATTGCTCTCCTGCCGGAGGCTCTCCACCTCCCGGGAAATGAGGTCCGCGGCATTCACCATGCGGTCTCCCAGTTCATTCTGCTGGTCCATGAAGCGGGCCTTGCGCAGATGGCTTTCCTCCAAACGGCGGCGGGAGCTTTCCACCTCCTCCTTCTCCTTCCGCAGCTGTTCCAGCCTCAGCTGGGCCTGTTCCATGTCGGAATCCACCTGGTCGTCTGCCTGGGGATTGAAACCGGGATCGGCGTCCATGCGGCGGTATTGGGGATTGCTTGGTCTCATATGCGGTAAAAATGATGCGTGCCGGGATACGGGAATGCAGTGGATTACGGCGTTTCCGGGCAATATGGCCCCGTCAGGCAATCCCTGCGCGTGTTATTATTTAACTTTCACAAAATAAATCAAGCCAAGAAGAAGGTAAAAAGTGATTTTCCAAGTACATCCCCGGAACGGAATGCAGGGGCGTTTTATCCACCCCCGCCGCATGTCCGGACCCTCTGCCGGGGAGGAATCCGCCCCTCTTTCCCGCAAAGGTGGATGGCATGCGCTTTTTTTATGGTCAAGGGCATGGCATTGTTGGTATGTAAGGAACATGCAGTCTGACACGGTAGAATGTAAGCCGACCATGTGGTTCACCGGCAGGGCGGTTCTCATGGCTCTCATGTTCCTGGGGTTCGGAGTGTACTTTTATTATGATGCCTCCACCGGGTATCCTCAAAAAAACCTGGAATTTTTCATGCACAAGGCATTTGTGGATGCCGGCGCCCTCTTTGACCGTGAAGTGGGCGGAAACGGCGCGTCCCGGGATGACTGGGAGCGTACCGTCATGGCGCGCACCGTGGAATTCCCTGAGGGGTACAAGATACCCTCAGGCGTGGACAGGACCGCAACGGCATGGCCCGCCGTGCTGGCGGATTACGGGCTGATGTCCGCTCCGGGGAAGGGGTGGAGCGCCGCATGGCAATCTTATTCCGGAGAAATGCGCTACCCGATCAAGCCGGAGGACCATCCGTATGACGCCTCCAAGATTTTTGAACAATGGGTGGCCGGAAGCGTCTGCATGGTGCTGGCCATGGTGGCCCTGTTCTTCCTGGTCAGGACGCGCGGCAGGAAAATGGCCCTCAACAAAGGGCAGGTGATGGCTGCCGGCAAAACCTTCCGCGTGGAGGATATTGCCCGTCTGGATTTGCGCCGGTGGAAGCTGAAGGGGCTGGCCCTTGCGACGCTGAAGCCGGAATGCGGAGGAGCCCGGATCAGGCTGGACGGGCTGACCTACGGAGGCTTCCGCAAGGAGGACTCCCCCAACAACGCGGAAGATTTCATGAAGGCCCTTCTGTCCCTTTACCGGGGAGAGGTAGTTGATTATGAAGAAGCTCCGGATGCGGACACCCCGTCTGCCCGGAAGGATGGCGGGGAACATGCGGAGCATGGCATATGAGCGAGTTCTCCCTACCGGAAAAAAACGCCCGTGACCGTGCGTTTGGCATCGCCTGCTGGACGCTGGGCGCGCTGGCCTTCATCCTGCTCCTGATGGTGGGCGTCTCCTTCAGCCTGTCCGCCCGTACCGTGGTGGTGGAAAAAGTGGTGGAAA containing:
- a CDS encoding tetratricopeptide repeat protein, giving the protein MKKLFAILSLFFCMAVTAMAQQVVTTWLSDAVVPGEQTRLFIILTDGSIARQDPLPRVKGASLRWVSQGNYIRWPGSPNQSAFLMAIEVTPDEVGTVEIPSLTLQANNGRTYTTLPQTLTVYPYSAIQWNTLNMNGTTVPYGMLWHVDNQKPYVHQPDRCELKIYAPEYILEYTAPTITTSNLATWRFEPTLVELLRGQPRGSVLYKGVNWNVMTFQSTLFPLRAGQVTAAGTVTARATLPEADPLIANFIRSEVLVEMSIPEVKITAQELPEGAPASFTNAVGEFRISSSTDARDLSANEPITVKIKVTGTGNIHSIACPSLTDASNWKLYPPNKLDPGQNTRTIQGTVEFQQMLRPIAQTDAIPPFELTFFDPSTQQYKTVTTAPIPLEWKASAITGAAAGAAAPATPPPAGTIPVADMTDIYGLMPASVMNALTAPAHWGWYFLAYIPAVVLLGMALIRYIRKVQKESFTARERMRSFRRLASTPRHASSTEFLRAAGNFIESYIPPSKQNEEMKTILQLRDDRAFKPSGSADELPHAERQNMLHSIKKAIAKLPVLIMAAVLALSLAGTAANAEETDNLGVQAYEQGEYAKAADYFSRESSNPDLSRAERAYACFGVGNAYYRMNKPGLAALNYRRALELSPYFTEARYNLKFIERKEGAILPPDTTENQWLTYLSHDALGPVSILSGAVMLTFLALLTVTRRHGALLTILATLSGLVTVAAIMNYIMYPETPESIPADRLLIVTQKTPGRHAADLASPAIITLPESTPLILRAERGSWYYASTFQNTPVWIPRTDAQPL
- a CDS encoding vWA domain-containing protein, which codes for MTFLYPYVLYALILPALLAAAAWWLWRRRSRKWEVLVSPEYRQELVHAPATWHRVLPVIFAVLASIFAILSVARPVDGYTEVREIPKSRNILIAIDCSRSMLSKDASPTRLGRAKTAAYDLLDALPGDNFGIIIFSGDAVLLMPLTHDHNALKETIEQLQFGWVSQGGTNLENVVRLALQTFKRDKEADARNALVILSDGEDTVNITYKTAEAARQHELIIVTAGIGTTIGTTIPDEQSPSGLYRDRRGQHVVSKLNPESLQYLARQTDGQYVQLSDGAALNRFVKDIADRLDVTEGREEVRRVPNDRYVIFAVPALICLILTLLAGTRWRSFRRSGRRGMAALGAMLLLSAGLLGTEARADTSALDNVTDLLRTGKTEEAVNAIDGMLSAPDLAEETRQALEFAKGWLERKEGNAKEAAEAFSRALLSPKASLQADSHFNLGNLEAAQARKTMTFSGPEEEQPKPQSSSIDDQIKEIDARLAKIPVAKEHVKEAVKRFDDAINAYRSHEGAAANREDMLRYDKALDEYRKQLEELKKKLEEEKKKQQEQQDQQNKDQQNKDQQNKDQQNKDQQNKDQQDKDQQNKDQQNKDQQNKDQQNKDQQNKDQQNKDQQDKDQQDKDQQNKDQQNKDQQDKDNAQGRENQGDRNEMKNAPLPSSPEKDKLPETPGAEQPQPQPRPEGDKPVPIATQKESKEEKERREARAILMERRDIEPGCPVPQRSPEIPPDKDY
- a CDS encoding vWA domain-containing protein — its product is MTEHFQFAQPEWLYVLPFILCLIILRRRRGAEGSITYPTVRFIASLARTPQSLAGKIGAVCFVLAAAAITIGLARPQKVEDKTFRTVNGIDIMIAFDLSYSMETPDMVLNRMPINRLVAAKHVITQFVDSRPDDRIGVVGFAGKTKSFCPLTLDHALVNSIIRDFHLRMIQADGTAIGSAIAAAATRLDDRKDTKSKIIILVTDGASNSGQISPLVAAENAAKLGIKIYTIAVGTEDGTLANGMVVQSEFDEPTLRKIAQITGGEHFRATNMASFNKAFTSIGKLEKSEAKVQTVRHIEEYFMYFLVTGAALTLLGLSLQVLKPAPAP
- a CDS encoding DUF58 domain-containing protein produces the protein MDKASDILKRVRRIELRARHLATESFAGQYQSGFRGQGLDFDDFREYMPGDDPRFIDWKVTARMNSPFVRRFREEREQAVILAVDVSGSMHYASSAARASKLDYAAEVAAVLAFSAAQSGDKCGLLIYGNSHSRYIPPAKGIKQTLRIVREIVASKNDGTDQSISDVARQLVLSQKKAAMVIMISDFWSEHNKAALGQLNFKHDFIPIRVADPMELHLPDAGRVILKDPETSRSMFLNLSRQDVREAHANVVHLHREKWTQDFRRLGIDFLDLQTTDNFMPPLQALFSRRSRKFSR
- a CDS encoding AAA family ATPase gives rise to the protein MDTREFNEIIAANSSWISALRTEVGKVVIGQQALVDRLILSLLCKGHVLLEGVPGLAKTLSVKAMAGTLHAQFARIQFTPDLLPADLLGTMIYNPEERQFTAKKGPIFANLILADEINRAPAKVQSALLEAMQERQVTLGETTYRLPDPFLVLATQNPIDQEGTYQLPEAQLDRFLFKVLVTYPTREEELQVLDLMASSAKPPETSPVTTPEQVAASRDLVNQIYIDDAVRGYIVDLVRATRFPETVDVKLRGLIRAGASPRATINLALASRANAFMHHRSFVTPQDIKDLAHDILRHRILLSYEAEAENITTDDVIDHILTKVPVP
- the gatA gene encoding Asp-tRNA(Asn)/Glu-tRNA(Gln) amidotransferase subunit GatA encodes the protein MSSIQGTLAQWRDRLRRKELSPADLVNLTADAIEADQTTNAYISFDREAALRAAAAADTASPLAGIPIAVKDNINVLGQPTRCASRLLAPYASPYDATSIRLLKAAGGIPLGRTNMDEFAMGASGENSAYGVTRNPNAPDHIPGGSSSGSAAAVASATAIAALGSDTGGSIRQPAGHCGIVGLKPTYGRVSRYGLVAFASSLDQIGPMTRTVEDAAILLQAISGHDPKDSTSADQPVPDFEAALGRDVKGLKVGIPAEYFTSGNHPGISEAVQNTVKQLESLGAELVEISLPHADAVVAAYYIIACAEASSNLSRFDGVRYGKRAEDANGLVELFSRTREEGFGPEVKRRIILGTYVLSSGYYDAYYSRAQKVRSLVAKDFAEAFSRADIIVGPTSPAPAPKIGDSALDHLQTYLADIYTIPANLAGLPAISIPCGAVKEGNLELPVGFQMIAPHFREDLLLKTGFALGK
- the gatC gene encoding Asp-tRNA(Asn)/Glu-tRNA(Gln) amidotransferase subunit GatC translates to MSTPQIDVAYIAKLARIDLTEEEAALFSQDLDKVLAYITKLESYDVTGIAPMNHPLPTMDVMREDVPEPGLSQEEALSNAPQQSQGQFRTPKVVESA